In one Aeromicrobium wangtongii genomic region, the following are encoded:
- the argB gene encoding acetylglutamate kinase, whose protein sequence is MSPDTPDHEWNAEEWTKATGQAATLAKALPWLKKYHGKVIVVKYGGNAMTDEALKRAFAEDIVFLRMAGFKPVVVHGGGPQINTMLDKLGIESEFRGGLRVTTPETMEVVRMVLTGQVGRELVGLLNQHGDLAVGLSGEDGGLFRAKRTMPVIDGVETDIGLVGEVVGVRPEAVQDLIDAGRIPVVSTVAPDASGQVHNVNADTAAAALAIALGAEKLLVLTDVEGLYADWPNSSDVIGEISPEALAELIPTLATGMIPKMTACLKAVQEGVRRATVVDGREPHSVLLEIFTDEGVGTQVVPGAPTRIRTALYATSVDKDKP, encoded by the coding sequence ATGAGCCCTGACACCCCCGACCACGAGTGGAACGCCGAGGAGTGGACGAAGGCGACCGGCCAGGCCGCCACGCTCGCCAAGGCCCTGCCGTGGCTGAAGAAGTACCACGGCAAGGTCATCGTGGTGAAGTACGGCGGCAACGCCATGACCGACGAGGCCCTCAAGCGCGCCTTCGCCGAGGACATCGTGTTCCTGCGGATGGCGGGCTTCAAGCCCGTCGTCGTGCACGGCGGCGGCCCGCAGATCAACACGATGCTGGACAAGCTGGGCATCGAGTCGGAGTTCCGCGGCGGTCTGCGGGTCACGACCCCTGAGACGATGGAGGTCGTCCGGATGGTTCTGACCGGGCAGGTCGGCCGCGAGCTCGTGGGCCTGCTCAACCAGCACGGTGACCTCGCGGTCGGCTTGTCCGGTGAGGACGGCGGCCTGTTCCGCGCGAAGCGGACGATGCCGGTCATCGACGGCGTCGAGACCGACATCGGACTGGTCGGCGAGGTCGTCGGCGTCCGCCCCGAGGCCGTGCAGGATCTCATCGACGCGGGCCGCATCCCGGTCGTGTCGACCGTCGCCCCGGACGCCTCGGGCCAGGTGCACAACGTCAACGCGGACACCGCCGCGGCGGCGCTCGCGATCGCCCTGGGCGCCGAGAAGCTGCTGGTGCTGACCGATGTCGAAGGCCTGTACGCCGACTGGCCGAACAGCTCGGACGTCATCGGCGAGATCAGCCCGGAGGCGCTCGCCGAGCTGATCCCCACCCTCGCGACCGGCATGATTCCCAAGATGACCGCCTGCCTCAAGGCGGTGCAGGAGGGTGTCCGCCGGGCGACGGTCGTCGACGGGCGCGAGCCGCACTCGGTCCTGCTGGAGATCTTCACCGACGAGGGCGTCGGCACGCAGGTCGTGCCGGGCGCGCCGACCCGCATCCGCACCGCGCTGTACGCCACGAGCGTCGACAAGGACAAGCCATGA
- the argJ gene encoding bifunctional glutamate N-acetyltransferase/amino-acid acetyltransferase ArgJ, with the protein MSVTAPQGFTAHGVAAGLKSTGAPDVAVVVNQGPSKDAAAVFTSNRCKANPVLWSQEAIKGGSAAAVVINSGGANCYTGAEGFAITHRTAETVAELLDVGAIDVQVCSTGLIGLLNDREALLSGVRAAVEGQSPDGGHTAATAIMTTDSVAKEAVARGDGYAVGGMAKGAGMLAPALATMLVVITTDADIDSATADAVLRAATAQTFDRLDSDGCQSTNDTVLLMASGASGVTPDPDELTATVTEVCRDLAMQLLADAEGADHEIAIEVVNAASVDDALEVGRSVARSNLFKCAIFGKDPNWGRILASVGTTQAVFDPADLDVALNGVWVCRNSGPGESPDSIDLEARAVSVTIDLKSGDQSGTIWTNDLTQAYVHENSAYSS; encoded by the coding sequence ATGAGCGTCACAGCTCCCCAGGGATTCACCGCGCACGGCGTCGCCGCCGGCCTGAAGTCGACCGGCGCGCCAGATGTCGCCGTGGTCGTCAACCAGGGGCCGTCGAAGGACGCAGCGGCCGTCTTCACGTCCAACCGCTGCAAGGCCAATCCGGTGCTGTGGAGCCAGGAGGCCATCAAGGGCGGCTCGGCCGCCGCGGTGGTCATCAACTCCGGCGGCGCCAACTGCTACACGGGCGCCGAGGGCTTCGCCATCACGCACCGGACGGCCGAGACCGTCGCCGAGCTGCTCGACGTCGGCGCGATCGACGTCCAGGTGTGCTCGACCGGGCTCATCGGCCTGCTCAACGACCGCGAGGCGCTGCTGTCCGGCGTCCGTGCGGCCGTCGAGGGGCAGAGCCCGGACGGCGGCCACACCGCGGCCACGGCGATCATGACGACCGACAGCGTCGCGAAGGAGGCCGTGGCCCGCGGCGACGGATATGCCGTCGGCGGCATGGCCAAGGGTGCCGGCATGCTGGCTCCCGCCCTGGCGACGATGCTCGTGGTCATCACGACCGACGCCGACATCGACTCCGCGACCGCGGACGCCGTCCTGCGCGCGGCCACCGCGCAGACCTTCGACCGGCTCGACTCCGACGGCTGCCAGTCGACCAACGACACCGTGCTGCTGATGGCGTCGGGCGCCTCGGGCGTCACCCCGGATCCCGACGAGCTCACCGCCACCGTCACCGAGGTGTGCCGTGACCTGGCGATGCAGCTGCTCGCCGACGCCGAGGGCGCCGACCACGAGATCGCGATCGAGGTCGTGAACGCCGCGTCGGTCGACGACGCGCTCGAGGTCGGACGTTCCGTGGCCCGCAGCAACCTGTTCAAGTGCGCGATCTTCGGCAAGGACCCCAACTGGGGACGCATCCTCGCTTCGGTCGGCACGACGCAGGCGGTCTTCGACCCGGCCGACCTGGACGTGGCGCTCAACGGCGTCTGGGTGTGCCGCAACAGTGGACCGGGGGAGTCCCCCGACTCCATCGACCTGGAGGCCCGCGCGGTCTCGGTCACGATCGACCTCAAGTCCGGCGACCAGTCGGGCACCATCTGGACCAACGACCTGACCCAGGCCTACGTCCACGAGAACTCGGCGTACTCCTCATGA
- the argC gene encoding N-acetyl-gamma-glutamyl-phosphate reductase: MTTITVAVAGASGYAGGEVLRLLLSHPDVEIGALTAASSAGTPLGDHHPHLVPLADRILQPTTAETLSGHDVVFLGLPHGQSGAVAAELGEDVLVIDCGADFRLQSADEWAEFYGGEHAGTWPYGLPELIVGQGRQRDALKGVNRVAVPGCNVTAITLGLQPAVAARLVEATDIVAVLANGYSGAGKAPKQHLLAAEGLGAASPYGVGGVHRHVPEIMQNLRQAGADDVTISFTPTLVPMARGILATTTARLADGVELPAIRAAYEAAYDAEPFIHLLPEGRWPTTAATLGANTAQLQIAVDQRARRLVVVSAIDNLVKGTAGGAIQSMNLALGLPETTGLSTIGLAP; this comes from the coding sequence ATGACCACGATCACCGTCGCCGTCGCCGGCGCCAGTGGATATGCCGGCGGTGAGGTGCTGCGCCTCCTGCTGTCGCATCCGGATGTCGAGATCGGCGCGCTCACCGCGGCATCCAGCGCCGGGACGCCCCTGGGCGATCACCACCCGCACCTGGTGCCGCTCGCGGACCGCATCCTGCAGCCGACGACGGCCGAGACGCTGTCGGGGCACGACGTCGTCTTCCTCGGGCTGCCCCACGGGCAGTCCGGGGCGGTCGCGGCCGAGCTCGGCGAGGACGTCCTGGTGATCGACTGCGGTGCCGACTTCCGCCTGCAGTCGGCCGACGAGTGGGCCGAGTTCTACGGGGGCGAGCACGCGGGCACCTGGCCGTACGGCCTGCCCGAGCTCATCGTCGGGCAGGGACGCCAGCGGGACGCGCTGAAGGGCGTCAACCGCGTCGCGGTGCCCGGCTGCAACGTCACTGCCATCACGTTGGGCCTGCAGCCGGCCGTCGCGGCACGGCTCGTCGAGGCCACCGACATCGTCGCGGTGCTGGCCAATGGCTACTCGGGCGCCGGCAAGGCGCCCAAGCAGCACCTGCTCGCCGCCGAGGGCCTCGGCGCGGCGTCGCCGTACGGCGTCGGGGGAGTGCACCGGCACGTCCCCGAGATCATGCAGAACCTGCGGCAGGCCGGCGCCGACGACGTCACCATCTCGTTCACGCCGACCCTGGTGCCGATGGCGCGCGGCATCCTGGCGACCACGACCGCCCGGCTCGCCGACGGCGTCGAGCTGCCGGCGATCCGTGCCGCGTACGAGGCGGCGTACGACGCGGAGCCGTTCATCCACCTGCTGCCCGAGGGGCGGTGGCCCACGACCGCCGCAACGCTGGGCGCCAACACCGCGCAGCTGCAGATCGCGGTCGACCAGCGCGCGCGCCGGCTCGTGGTCGTCTCGGCGATCGACAACCTGGTCAAGGGCACCGCCGGCGGTGCCATCCAGTCCATGAACCTCGCCCTGGGTCTTCCCGAGACCACGGGCCTCTCCACGATCGGACTCGCTCCATGA
- the argG gene encoding argininosuccinate synthase — MSKVLTSLPVGERVGIAFSGGLDTSVAVAWMRDKGAVPCTYTADIGQYDEPDISGIPGRAMEYGAELARSIDCKRPLVDEGLAALACGAFHIRSAGRTYFNTTPLGRAVTGTLLVRAMHEDGVDIWGDGSTFKGNDIERFYRYGLLANPALRIYKPWLDAAFVAELGGRAEMSQWLTERDLPYRDSQEKAYSTDANIWGATHEAKLLEHLDTSLEAVDPIMGVKFWDPSVQIETEDVTIAFEAGRPVAINGETFDGDPVALVHEANTIGGRHGLGMSDQIENRIIEAKSRGIYEAPGMALLHIAYERLVNAIHNEDTIANFHQHGRRLGRLMYEGRWLDPQAMMLRESVQRWIASVVTGEVTVRLRRGEDYTVLDTQGPNFSYDPHKLSMERTENAVFGPTDRIGQLTMRNLDIADSRAMLELYAEQPLDQGQVLVENGTLFGELPAGGATRIEANPSLSEVEAPLLDAAAMELGTD; from the coding sequence ATGTCCAAGGTTCTCACCAGTCTTCCCGTCGGCGAACGCGTCGGCATCGCCTTCTCCGGAGGGCTCGACACCTCCGTTGCCGTTGCATGGATGCGCGACAAGGGCGCCGTGCCCTGCACGTACACCGCCGACATCGGCCAGTACGACGAGCCCGACATCTCCGGCATCCCCGGCCGCGCCATGGAGTACGGCGCCGAGCTGGCCCGGTCGATCGACTGCAAGCGTCCGCTGGTCGACGAGGGACTGGCGGCACTGGCGTGCGGTGCGTTCCACATCCGCTCGGCCGGCCGGACGTACTTCAACACGACCCCGCTGGGCCGTGCGGTCACCGGGACGCTGCTGGTGCGCGCCATGCACGAGGACGGCGTCGACATCTGGGGCGACGGCTCGACCTTCAAGGGCAACGACATCGAGCGGTTCTACCGCTACGGCCTGCTGGCCAACCCCGCGCTGCGCATCTACAAGCCGTGGCTCGACGCGGCATTCGTCGCCGAGCTGGGCGGCCGCGCCGAGATGAGCCAGTGGCTCACCGAGCGGGACCTGCCGTACCGCGACAGCCAGGAGAAGGCCTACTCGACCGACGCCAACATCTGGGGCGCGACGCACGAGGCCAAGCTGCTCGAGCACCTCGACACCTCCCTGGAGGCGGTTGACCCGATCATGGGCGTCAAGTTCTGGGACCCCTCGGTCCAGATCGAGACCGAGGACGTCACGATCGCCTTCGAGGCGGGCCGTCCGGTGGCGATCAACGGCGAGACGTTCGACGGTGACCCGGTCGCGCTGGTGCACGAGGCGAACACGATCGGCGGCCGGCACGGCCTGGGCATGTCCGACCAGATCGAGAACCGCATCATCGAGGCCAAGAGCCGCGGCATCTACGAGGCGCCGGGCATGGCCCTGCTGCACATCGCCTACGAGCGGCTCGTCAACGCGATCCACAACGAGGACACGATCGCCAACTTCCACCAGCACGGCCGTCGTCTCGGCCGGCTGATGTACGAGGGTCGCTGGCTGGACCCGCAGGCGATGATGCTGCGCGAGTCCGTGCAGCGCTGGATCGCCTCGGTCGTCACCGGTGAGGTGACCGTCCGGCTGCGTCGCGGCGAGGACTACACGGTCCTGGACACGCAGGGCCCGAACTTCTCCTACGACCCGCACAAGCTGTCGATGGAGCGCACCGAGAACGCCGTGTTCGGTCCGACCGACCGCATCGGCCAGCTGACGATGCGCAACCTCGACATCGCCGACTCGCGCGCGATGCTCGAGCTGTACGCCGAGCAGCCCCTCGACCAGGGGCAGGTGCTGGTCGAGAACGGCACGCTGTTCGGCGAGCTGCCCGCCGGCGGCGCCACCCGCATCGAGGCCAACCCGTCCCTGTCGGAGGTCGAGGCGCCGCTGCTGGACGCCGCCGCGATGGAGCTCGGCACCGACTAG
- a CDS encoding acyltransferase family protein: MTSRGATEGPATRRGRRRGDRSTASGRSGTFRPDIQGMRGLAVLLVVVHHAWPDVLPGGFVGVDMFFTVSGFVIGSLLLGEIGRTGAVDLYDFWTRRARRILPASLLVLGATLTATWLWAPATQRRAIGDDGLWATLFAANLRFIQQGTDYAAADRDPSPFQHFWSLAVEEQFYLAVPVIVAVCAGVAVRRGWATRRLLALVMVAVCVLSLAYSVHLTSASPTAAYFSPFTRAWQLAAGVAAACVVPFLARRCDELRDALGVAGLLGLGATIALLAETGIGGTGYPSYLSAAPTLSTVAVLLAGAGRPGLGAQVLSYAPLRHVGDISYSLYLWHWPVQIVAAWLVATGPLVNGLLMLLSYVLAVLSYRLVENPVRRSSSLASRRWVTAAAAICCIGVVSACASRVAAFDPRVAVRVASAPAAPTPPADRPGPGRTTEFDLRPSQLPSGSSRIRIDAATVLADYVDLAQKGCQRGYVGTSSLPDPATCTFGDGRRTFYLVGDSMATALTPAVGRAADRVGARLRVMAKASCTLATGVTVHKDEVGGAYRSCDRFRADLLDHLEQEKPDAVFMVNSNGSAAGQVDRDGRRTRASTWQRATTAGLVRTVQRLRAAGIPVVLIENPARPGDDDRATGCLLDGGTVKECTFTDTPAVGAYERAHRRLAGRVPLVRVNTHICPEHRCRPILGDVVVWRDDSHFTRTYARVLAPAFVRAARHVLR; this comes from the coding sequence ATGACATCACGTGGGGCCACGGAGGGACCCGCGACCCGCCGGGGCCGGCGTCGCGGCGACCGCAGCACGGCCTCGGGCCGCTCCGGCACGTTCCGGCCCGACATCCAGGGCATGCGCGGGCTGGCGGTGCTGCTGGTCGTCGTCCACCACGCCTGGCCCGACGTCCTGCCCGGCGGCTTCGTCGGCGTGGACATGTTCTTCACGGTGTCCGGGTTCGTGATCGGGTCACTGCTGCTCGGCGAGATCGGCCGGACCGGTGCGGTGGACCTGTACGACTTCTGGACCCGCCGGGCGCGCCGCATCCTGCCCGCATCGCTGCTGGTGCTCGGCGCCACGCTGACCGCGACGTGGCTGTGGGCACCTGCGACCCAGCGTCGTGCGATCGGCGACGACGGGCTCTGGGCCACGCTGTTCGCCGCGAATCTGCGGTTCATCCAGCAGGGCACCGACTACGCGGCCGCGGACCGCGACCCGTCGCCGTTCCAACACTTCTGGTCCCTGGCGGTCGAGGAGCAGTTCTACCTGGCCGTCCCGGTGATCGTCGCGGTCTGCGCGGGCGTTGCCGTCCGCCGCGGCTGGGCCACCCGCCGGTTGCTCGCCCTGGTCATGGTGGCCGTCTGCGTGCTGTCGTTGGCGTACTCGGTCCACCTGACGTCCGCCAGTCCGACCGCCGCGTACTTCTCACCGTTCACCCGCGCCTGGCAGCTCGCCGCCGGGGTCGCCGCCGCCTGCGTCGTGCCATTCCTCGCCCGCCGCTGCGACGAGCTGCGGGACGCCCTCGGCGTCGCCGGGCTCCTCGGGCTCGGCGCCACCATCGCACTGCTCGCCGAGACCGGGATCGGCGGCACCGGCTATCCCTCCTACCTGTCCGCGGCGCCCACGCTCAGCACCGTGGCCGTCCTGCTGGCCGGCGCCGGCCGTCCAGGCCTCGGCGCACAGGTCCTGTCGTACGCTCCCCTGCGCCACGTCGGCGACATCTCGTACTCGCTGTACCTGTGGCACTGGCCCGTGCAGATCGTCGCGGCGTGGCTCGTCGCCACCGGACCGCTCGTGAACGGCCTGCTGATGCTGCTCTCGTACGTGCTGGCCGTGCTCTCGTACCGGCTGGTGGAGAACCCGGTGCGGCGGTCCTCGTCGCTGGCGAGCAGGCGGTGGGTCACGGCCGCGGCCGCGATCTGCTGCATCGGTGTCGTCTCGGCGTGCGCGAGCCGGGTGGCTGCGTTCGACCCGCGCGTCGCCGTGCGGGTCGCGTCCGCGCCTGCTGCCCCCACGCCGCCCGCGGACCGACCGGGACCCGGCCGCACGACCGAGTTCGACCTGCGCCCGTCACAGCTGCCGAGCGGCTCGTCCCGGATCCGGATCGATGCTGCGACGGTCCTCGCCGACTACGTGGACCTGGCTCAGAAGGGATGCCAACGCGGGTACGTCGGCACGTCCTCGCTGCCCGATCCCGCCACCTGCACCTTCGGCGACGGCCGGCGGACGTTCTACCTGGTCGGCGACTCGATGGCGACCGCGCTGACCCCCGCCGTCGGACGCGCCGCGGACCGGGTCGGGGCCCGGCTGCGGGTCATGGCGAAGGCGAGCTGCACCCTGGCGACGGGCGTCACGGTCCACAAGGACGAGGTCGGCGGCGCGTACCGCTCGTGCGACCGGTTTCGGGCCGACCTGCTCGACCACCTCGAGCAGGAGAAGCCGGATGCCGTGTTCATGGTCAACTCCAACGGCTCGGCCGCCGGCCAGGTCGACAGGGACGGCCGGCGCACCCGGGCGTCCACGTGGCAGCGGGCCACCACGGCGGGCCTGGTGAGGACGGTCCAGCGGCTGCGCGCGGCAGGCATCCCGGTCGTCCTGATCGAGAACCCGGCGCGGCCCGGTGATGACGACCGCGCCACCGGCTGCCTCCTCGACGGCGGCACCGTCAAGGAGTGCACCTTCACGGACACGCCGGCCGTCGGCGCTTACGAGCGGGCCCATCGACGTCTGGCCGGTCGGGTGCCGCTGGTGCGCGTCAACACCCACATCTGCCCGGAGCACCGTTGCAGGCCGATCCTCGGCGATGTCGTGGTGTGGCGCGACGACTCGCACTTCACCAGGACGTACGCCCGGGTCCTCGCGCCCGCCTTCGTCCGCGCCGCCCGGCACGTCCTGCGCTGA
- a CDS encoding DUF2207 domain-containing protein, giving the protein MNRNVLRVVALLVTAALVVLPAVVSAIPSDETPGPDPVRITDYRVDQVLTADGTLVAKETLTTQFPAGRHGIFRFWDLKDPQDEHVRLNPEKIRVQMDGDAVPVELQWQMGRRLRVAKIGDPDSTVPAGEHTYTISYVVKGALAPASAGGGSSTSSWAEDEPTASVFYWNVIPQGWQTDIDRTTIRMTLPAAAGPVQCTSGLDSSGECEIEGEGTDVVTVSTGALPPHTPVTVRIGLPVATPDRVSVPWPVAADRALGRSVGTLAGVLVLAIALGVLGYLLERRSREDEPGFPVMYEPPAGLGPVQTAYLADEAVPQRGLVATLLYQAEQGLTTLTRNDDDSWTIVGVGDADAWSRTDDITRFVGTSLGVTDPGATFTASKEAVEAGETLQATKAALAVETGTWADGIGVQRQVSSEVRSRLAVMFAGIALLVVGIIWHPPASVYLLPLGAFVIGGAGLLTRGVGTRRTTLGRELWSKAGGFERLLSTTSAKDRFDFSGRRELYTAFVPYAVAFDCADRWARKYETSTGTPAPTPVWLAGGAGVGASARGGDPLGGFESSLAAAVGAYAATQSSSSSGGGGGSFSGGGGGGGGGGGSW; this is encoded by the coding sequence ATGAATCGCAACGTGCTGCGGGTCGTCGCCCTGCTCGTGACCGCGGCACTGGTCGTCCTGCCGGCCGTGGTCTCGGCGATCCCATCGGACGAGACCCCCGGCCCCGACCCGGTCAGGATCACCGATTACCGGGTCGACCAGGTCCTGACCGCCGACGGGACCCTCGTGGCCAAGGAGACGCTCACGACACAGTTCCCGGCCGGGCGGCACGGGATCTTCCGGTTCTGGGACCTGAAGGACCCCCAGGACGAGCACGTGCGGCTGAACCCCGAGAAGATCCGGGTGCAGATGGACGGCGACGCGGTGCCCGTCGAGCTGCAGTGGCAGATGGGACGACGTCTGCGCGTGGCCAAGATCGGCGACCCCGACTCCACCGTGCCGGCCGGCGAGCACACGTACACGATCAGCTACGTCGTCAAGGGCGCGCTGGCGCCGGCGAGCGCAGGCGGTGGCTCGTCGACCTCCAGCTGGGCCGAGGACGAGCCGACTGCGTCGGTCTTCTACTGGAACGTGATCCCCCAGGGCTGGCAGACCGACATCGATCGCACGACGATCCGGATGACGTTGCCGGCCGCCGCCGGACCGGTGCAGTGCACATCCGGGCTCGACAGCAGCGGCGAGTGCGAGATCGAGGGCGAAGGCACCGACGTGGTGACCGTCTCGACCGGTGCGCTGCCGCCACACACCCCCGTCACCGTCCGCATCGGGCTGCCCGTCGCGACACCTGACCGGGTGAGCGTGCCGTGGCCCGTTGCAGCCGACCGCGCCCTCGGACGTTCGGTCGGCACGCTGGCAGGTGTCCTGGTGCTGGCCATCGCGCTCGGCGTGCTCGGCTACCTGCTCGAGCGACGGTCACGCGAGGACGAGCCCGGCTTCCCGGTCATGTACGAGCCCCCCGCCGGGCTCGGGCCCGTCCAGACGGCCTACCTGGCCGACGAGGCCGTCCCGCAACGTGGCCTCGTGGCGACCTTGCTCTACCAGGCCGAGCAGGGTCTGACCACCCTGACGCGCAACGACGACGACAGCTGGACGATCGTCGGCGTCGGCGACGCGGACGCCTGGAGCCGCACCGACGACATCACCCGCTTCGTGGGCACGTCGCTGGGGGTGACCGATCCGGGCGCGACGTTCACCGCGAGCAAGGAGGCGGTCGAGGCCGGCGAGACGCTTCAGGCGACCAAGGCCGCCCTGGCCGTGGAGACTGGCACGTGGGCCGACGGCATCGGCGTGCAGCGGCAGGTGTCGTCCGAGGTGCGGTCGCGCCTCGCAGTGATGTTCGCCGGGATCGCGCTGCTGGTCGTCGGCATCATCTGGCACCCGCCGGCGTCGGTGTATCTGCTTCCCCTCGGCGCCTTCGTGATCGGCGGTGCCGGTCTGCTGACCCGCGGCGTCGGCACGCGGCGCACCACCCTGGGCCGTGAGCTGTGGTCGAAGGCCGGCGGCTTCGAGCGGCTGCTGTCCACGACGTCGGCCAAGGACCGGTTCGACTTCAGCGGACGCCGGGAGCTGTACACCGCATTCGTCCCGTACGCCGTCGCTTTCGACTGCGCCGACCGTTGGGCCCGCAAGTACGAGACCAGCACGGGCACCCCGGCGCCCACGCCCGTCTGGCTCGCCGGCGGCGCAGGAGTCGGCGCGTCCGCCCGCGGCGGCGATCCGCTGGGCGGCTTCGAGTCCTCGCTCGCCGCGGCCGTCGGCGCCTACGCGGCCACGCAGTCGTCCTCGTCGTCCGGTGGAGGGGGCGGCAGCTTCAGCGGCGGTGGCGGCGGAGGGGGCGGTGGCGGCGGCTCCTGGTAG
- a CDS encoding LemA family protein has product MTIVLIIVGIVVVLALFAVYAFNRLRRLDIGAQEALGGIDVQLTRRADLIPNLVNTVKGYAEHERGVFEEVTRARTSVKTAADHGSVPEKAEAQAQLDRAIVDVLAVAEAYPDLKASTNFVELQKELSDTENKISFARQYYNDAVASLNKIVQTIPWLLFTGLAGVKPREFYNAPDTHQAPPTVTF; this is encoded by the coding sequence ATGACCATCGTCCTCATCATCGTCGGCATCGTCGTCGTCCTGGCGCTGTTCGCCGTGTACGCCTTCAACCGGCTCCGCCGTCTCGACATCGGAGCCCAGGAGGCACTGGGCGGCATCGACGTGCAGCTCACCCGCCGCGCCGACCTGATCCCGAACCTCGTCAACACCGTCAAGGGCTATGCCGAGCACGAGCGCGGGGTGTTCGAGGAGGTGACGCGCGCCCGGACGTCCGTCAAGACCGCGGCGGACCACGGGAGCGTGCCGGAGAAGGCAGAGGCACAGGCCCAGCTCGACCGGGCGATCGTCGACGTGCTGGCGGTCGCCGAGGCGTATCCCGACCTGAAGGCGTCCACGAACTTCGTGGAGTTGCAAAAGGAGCTGTCGGACACCGAGAACAAGATCTCGTTCGCCCGTCAGTACTACAACGACGCCGTCGCATCGCTGAACAAGATCGTCCAGACGATCCCCTGGCTGCTGTTCACCGGCCTCGCCGGCGTGAAGCCCCGCGAGTTCTACAACGCTCCCGACACCCACCAGGCCCCGCCCACCGTCACCTTCTGA